The Coprothermobacter sp. nucleotide sequence CCGGAGAACAGACTCATCGGCGTCATGCTCTTCTCGCAGGCGGCGAACGGTGTTCTGCTTCCTCTGATCCTCATCCTCATGCTGAAGCTGATCAATGACAAGTCATTAATGGGTGAGTACGTCAACAGCCGGGGCAAGAACATCGCGGTGTGGGCGCAGGCGATCGTCATGATCATCCTGGCGGCGACGCTGACGGTCCAGACCGTGCTTCAGATAGTGAGGAACTAGGTTCATGATTCTGCAAGGGGGAGAGTAGACTCTACTCGTCGGATAATTCGGTTAGCGAAAGGAAGAAACTGAGTGAACATTCGAAAACGGCTGCCGGCTTTTGAGTCTCGGGACTACCGGATCTGGTTTGCCGGCCAGAGCATATCTCTAGTCGGCACCTGGCTCCAGAACACCGGACAGTCCTGGTTGGTTCTCAAGCTGACGAACTCGCCCTTCAAACTCGGTCTGCTGATCAGTATCCAGTTTCTCCCGTCTCTGATCCTCTCGGTGTTCATTGGACCGATCATCGATCGTTTTCCCAAGCGCTCAATCCTGTTGTTCACACAGACGATGTATGCCCTGGCCGCCGCCGCTCTGGCTGTTGTGGCGTTCGGGGGTCATGCGCAGTACTGGCAGGTGCTTGTTATTGCCGCCGTCACAGGTGTCATCAGCGCTGTCGATTGGCCGACCAGACAATCGTTTGTGGGCGAACAGGTGAACGACAGGTCCGCTGTCGTCAACGCTGTCGCGCTCAATAGCACGATGTTCAACATCGCTCGCGTCGTCGGTCCTGGCATCGGCGGGGTCCTGATCGCAGCCGTGGGCATTCCGTGGACATTTGCCCTGAACTCGGTCAGTTTCATAGCGGTCATCATCAGCCTGCTCCTTATGAAAGCAGGCCGCAAGCCGACCAAGAGCAACAAGGGGAGCTATGCCCAGGAAGTGCGCGAGGGAGCCCGGTACATTGCCGGAAATAGAGTCGTCATGAGCCTCCTGACGATAGCAGGCGTTATCAGTTTGTTTCTGCTCAATTTCAACATCTTCATTCCCAGCTTTGCCAAGCTGACTCTCGGTCTGCAGGCAGATGGCTACGGCGGACTGATGTCGGCAA carries:
- a CDS encoding MFS transporter, whose product is MNIRKRLPAFESRDYRIWFAGQSISLVGTWLQNTGQSWLVLKLTNSPFKLGLLISIQFLPSLILSVFIGPIIDRFPKRSILLFTQTMYALAAAALAVVAFGGHAQYWQVLVIAAVTGVISAVDWPTRQSFVGEQVNDRSAVVNAVALNSTMFNIARVVGPGIGGVLIAAVGIPWTFALNSVSFIAVIISLLLMKAGRKPTKSNKGSYAQEVREGARYIAGNRVVMSLLTIAGVISLFLLNFNIFIPSFAKLTLGLQADGYGGLMSAMGAGALAAGVLMSLGGARLEPTPAYVYGSGFILAVAMVLVGIQRNLYVTGLLLIFCGFGMAALSTMCNTALQMQSPDSMRGRVMAAYNLVFVGSTPIGALYAGKISDALGANMGFFVSGIIGVVFLGAMLAFVTPRAFRGLRTFAVAGASAGGSPQTVDSSAGLDVRATEVSRD